One region of Aurantimonas sp. HBX-1 genomic DNA includes:
- the nuoG gene encoding NADH-quinone oxidoreductase subunit NuoG, protein MTKLRVDNIEVEVPDHFTLLQACEAAGAEIPRFCFHERLSIAGNCRMCLVEVKGGPPKPAASCAMGVRDLRPGPNGELPEVFTTTPMVKKAREGVLEFLLINHPLDCPICDQGGECDLQDQAMAFGVDRSRYQENKRAVEDKYIGPLVKTIMTRCIHCTRCVRFTTEVAGISELGLVGRGEDAEITTFLEQAMTSELQGNVIDLCPVGALTSRPYAFQARPWELSKTETVDVMDAVGSAIRVDTRGREVMRILPRTNDEINEEWISDKTRFVWDGLRTQRLDQPYVRQDGRLRPASWAEAFAAIKARVDGVDGSRIGAVAGDLVAVEEMWALKRLMAELGSTSLDCRQDGAQLDPADGRASYLFNTTIAGIEHADALLIIGANPRFEASVLNARIRKRWRMGGFPIGVIGEPIDLRYDATYLGAGSDTLSDIEGASKGFFDALMAAERPMIILGQGPLAGRDGAGVLAAVAALARQVGAISGDWNGFNVLHTAASRVGGLDIGFVPGESGQDFAAMTAGGVDVLFNLGADEVDIAAGPFVVYIGTHGDRGAHRADVILPGAAYTEKSGTWVNVEGRAQIGSRASFPPGDAREDWAILRALSAVLGRTLPFDSLAALRRDLYQSHPWMQSDFVEPADAAAILALADRAPRLSGLSFASHIGDFYLTNPIARASKVMAECSQLAHDAQLEAAE, encoded by the coding sequence ATGACCAAGCTGAGAGTCGACAATATCGAGGTCGAGGTACCGGACCATTTCACGCTGCTGCAGGCTTGCGAGGCCGCCGGCGCCGAGATCCCGCGCTTCTGCTTCCACGAGCGCCTGTCGATCGCCGGCAATTGCCGCATGTGCCTGGTCGAGGTGAAGGGTGGACCGCCGAAGCCGGCGGCGTCCTGCGCCATGGGCGTGCGCGACCTCAGGCCCGGGCCGAACGGCGAGCTGCCGGAAGTCTTCACCACCACGCCGATGGTCAAGAAGGCGCGCGAGGGCGTGCTCGAATTCCTGCTGATCAACCATCCGCTGGATTGCCCGATCTGCGACCAGGGCGGCGAATGCGACCTGCAGGACCAGGCGATGGCCTTCGGCGTCGACCGCTCGCGCTACCAGGAGAACAAGCGCGCGGTCGAAGACAAATATATCGGCCCGCTGGTCAAGACGATCATGACCCGGTGCATCCACTGCACCCGCTGCGTCCGCTTCACCACGGAAGTCGCCGGCATTTCCGAACTCGGCCTGGTCGGCCGCGGCGAGGATGCCGAGATCACTACCTTCCTCGAGCAGGCGATGACCTCGGAGCTGCAGGGCAACGTCATCGACCTCTGCCCGGTCGGCGCGCTGACCTCGCGGCCCTACGCTTTCCAGGCGCGGCCGTGGGAGCTGTCGAAGACCGAGACCGTCGACGTCATGGACGCGGTCGGCTCGGCGATCCGGGTGGATACGCGCGGCCGCGAGGTCATGCGGATCCTGCCGCGCACCAATGACGAGATCAACGAGGAGTGGATCTCCGACAAGACCCGCTTCGTCTGGGACGGTCTGCGCACCCAGCGCCTCGACCAGCCTTACGTCCGGCAGGACGGGCGGCTGCGCCCGGCGAGCTGGGCCGAGGCCTTCGCCGCCATCAAGGCGCGGGTCGACGGTGTCGACGGCAGCCGCATCGGCGCCGTCGCCGGGGACCTCGTGGCCGTCGAGGAGATGTGGGCGCTGAAGCGGCTGATGGCCGAGCTCGGCTCGACCAGCCTCGACTGCCGCCAGGACGGCGCGCAGCTCGACCCCGCAGATGGCCGGGCGTCCTATCTCTTCAACACCACCATCGCCGGCATCGAGCATGCCGACGCGCTGCTGATCATCGGCGCCAATCCGCGCTTCGAAGCCTCCGTGCTGAATGCCCGGATCCGCAAGCGCTGGCGGATGGGCGGCTTCCCGATCGGGGTGATCGGCGAGCCGATCGACCTTCGCTACGACGCCACCTATCTCGGCGCCGGCAGCGACACGCTCTCCGACATCGAGGGGGCCAGCAAGGGCTTCTTCGACGCGCTGATGGCCGCCGAGCGACCGATGATCATCCTCGGCCAGGGCCCGCTTGCCGGGCGTGACGGCGCGGGCGTTCTGGCGGCGGTCGCCGCTCTCGCCCGCCAGGTCGGTGCGATCAGTGGAGACTGGAACGGCTTCAACGTCCTCCACACCGCCGCGTCGCGCGTCGGCGGCCTCGATATCGGCTTCGTGCCGGGCGAGTCCGGGCAGGACTTCGCCGCGATGACGGCAGGCGGCGTCGACGTGCTGTTCAACCTCGGTGCCGACGAGGTCGACATCGCCGCCGGGCCGTTCGTCGTCTACATCGGCACGCATGGCGATCGCGGCGCGCACCGCGCCGACGTCATCCTGCCGGGCGCGGCCTATACCGAGAAGTCCGGGACCTGGGTGAACGTCGAGGGCAGGGCGCAGATCGGCAGCCGCGCCTCCTTCCCGCCCGGCGACGCGCGCGAGGACTGGGCGATCCTGCGGGCCCTGTCGGCCGTGCTGGGACGCACGCTGCCCTTCGATTCCCTTGCGGCGCTGCGGCGCGACTTGTATCAGTCGCACCCGTGGATGCAGTCCGACTTCGTCGAGCCTGCGGACGCCGCGGCCATCCTGGCGCTCGCCGATCGCGCGCCCAGGCTTTCGGGCCTCTCCTTCGCCTCGCATATCGGCGACTTCTACCTGACCAATCCGATCGCTCGCGCCTCGAAGGTGATGGCCGAATGTTCGCAGCTGGCGCACGACGCGCAGCTCGAAGCCGCAGAGTAA
- the nuoH gene encoding NADH-quinone oxidoreductase subunit NuoH: MFSLYVLPGLIILAQSVLFLVVLLVLIAYILLADRKIWAAVQLRRGPNVVGPWGLFQSFADLLKFVLKEPVIPASADKIVFLLAPLVAVTLALATFAVVPVANGWVIADINLGILYVFAISSLEVYGVIMGGWASNSKYAFLGALRSAAQMVSYEVSIGFVIVTVLLCVGSLNLTDIVLAQQIGLGTMVGLPSSFLDWHWLGLFPMFVVFFISALAETNRPPFDLPEAESELVAGFMVEYGSTPYMMFMLGEYAAITLMCCLMTILFMGGWLPPLDFPPFTWVPGVVWFLAKVALCFFMFAMVKAFVPRYRYDQLMRLGWKVFLPISLAMVVIVAFVLQFMGWGPVVL, translated from the coding sequence ATGTTTTCCCTCTACGTCCTACCGGGCCTGATCATCCTGGCGCAGAGCGTCCTGTTCCTCGTCGTCCTGCTCGTCCTGATCGCCTACATCCTGCTCGCCGACCGCAAGATCTGGGCGGCGGTGCAGCTGCGCCGCGGCCCCAACGTCGTCGGGCCCTGGGGCCTGTTCCAGTCCTTCGCCGACCTCCTGAAGTTCGTGCTGAAGGAGCCGGTGATCCCGGCGAGCGCCGACAAGATCGTCTTCCTGCTGGCGCCGCTGGTGGCGGTGACGCTGGCGCTGGCGACCTTCGCGGTGGTGCCGGTCGCCAATGGCTGGGTGATCGCCGACATCAATCTCGGCATCCTCTACGTCTTCGCCATCTCCTCGCTCGAGGTCTACGGCGTGATCATGGGCGGCTGGGCTTCCAACTCGAAATACGCCTTCCTCGGCGCGCTGCGCTCGGCGGCGCAGATGGTCTCCTACGAAGTCTCGATCGGCTTCGTCATCGTCACCGTGCTGCTCTGCGTCGGGTCGCTCAACCTGACAGACATCGTGCTGGCGCAGCAGATCGGACTGGGCACCATGGTCGGCCTGCCGAGCTCCTTCCTCGACTGGCACTGGCTTGGCCTGTTCCCGATGTTCGTCGTGTTCTTCATCTCGGCCCTGGCCGAGACGAACCGGCCGCCCTTCGACCTGCCGGAGGCCGAGTCCGAGCTCGTCGCGGGGTTCATGGTCGAGTACGGCTCGACCCCGTACATGATGTTCATGCTCGGCGAGTACGCGGCCATCACCCTGATGTGCTGCCTGATGACCATCCTGTTCATGGGTGGCTGGCTGCCGCCGCTGGATTTTCCGCCCTTCACCTGGGTCCCGGGCGTCGTCTGGTTCCTTGCCAAGGTCGCGCTGTGCTTCTTCATGTTCGCCATGGTGAAGGCCTTCGTGCCGCGCTACCGCTACGACCAGCTGATGCGGCTCGGCTGGAAGGTGTTCCTGCCGATCTCGCTGGCGATGGTGGTGATTGTCGCCTTCGTGCTGCAGTTCATGGGCTGGGGCCCGGTGGTCCTATGA
- the nuoI gene encoding NADH-quinone oxidoreductase subunit NuoI, protein MNAIAQTVRSLFLVEFVKAFGLSMRYFFAPKATVNYPFEKNPVSPRFRGEHALRRYPNGQERCIACKLCEAICPAQAITIEAGPRRNDGTRRTVRYDIDMVKCIYCGFCQEACPVDAIVEGPNFEFATETREELYYDKERLLANGDRWERELARNIALDAPYR, encoded by the coding sequence ATGAACGCCATCGCCCAGACCGTCCGGTCGCTGTTCCTCGTCGAGTTCGTGAAGGCCTTCGGCCTGTCGATGCGGTACTTCTTCGCGCCCAAGGCGACCGTGAACTACCCGTTCGAGAAGAACCCGGTGAGCCCGCGCTTCCGCGGCGAGCACGCGCTGCGGCGCTATCCGAACGGCCAGGAGCGCTGCATCGCCTGCAAGCTGTGCGAGGCGATCTGCCCGGCCCAGGCGATCACCATCGAGGCCGGCCCGCGCCGCAACGACGGCACCCGCCGCACGGTGCGCTACGACATCGACATGGTGAAGTGCATCTATTGCGGCTTCTGCCAGGAGGCCTGCCCGGTTGACGCGATCGTCGAGGGGCCGAATTTCGAGTTCGCGACCGAGACCCGGGAAGAGCTCTATTACGACAAGGAGCGGCTGCTCGCCAACGGCGACCGCTGGGAGCGGGAACTCGCCCGCAACATTGCGCTCGACGCGCCTTACCGTTAA
- a CDS encoding NADH-quinone oxidoreductase subunit J: MLGLPALFFYVFALIAVGAALMVVFARNPVHSVLFLILTFVAAAGLFLLVGAEFLALILIVVYVGAVAILFLFVVMMLDLDFGRMKQGALKYAPIGAIIGMVLLAELIIAVTGNYYDPQLSAATAMPMLPVAAMSNIEQLGSVLYTRYILFFQLAGLILFVAMIGAIVLTLRHKEGLKRQSIPTQVARNPATAIEIRKVESGKGI; this comes from the coding sequence ATGCTGGGCCTTCCGGCACTGTTCTTCTACGTCTTCGCGCTGATCGCGGTCGGTGCCGCCCTGATGGTCGTGTTCGCGCGCAATCCGGTGCACTCGGTGCTCTTCCTGATCCTCACCTTCGTCGCCGCGGCCGGGCTGTTCCTGCTCGTCGGGGCGGAGTTCCTGGCGCTGATCCTCATCGTCGTCTATGTCGGCGCCGTCGCGATCCTGTTCCTGTTCGTGGTGATGATGCTCGACCTCGATTTCGGGCGGATGAAGCAGGGCGCGCTGAAATATGCGCCGATCGGGGCGATCATCGGCATGGTGCTGCTCGCCGAGCTGATCATCGCGGTCACCGGCAACTACTACGACCCGCAGCTGTCCGCCGCCACGGCGATGCCGATGCTGCCGGTCGCCGCGATGTCGAACATCGAACAGCTCGGGAGCGTGCTCTACACGCGCTACATCCTGTTCTTCCAGCTCGCCGGACTGATCCTCTTCGTCGCGATGATCGGGGCGATCGTCCTGACGCTGCGCCACAAGGAAGGGCTGAAGCGCCAGTCGATCCCGACGCAGGTCGCGCGCAACCCGGCTACCGCCATCGAGATCCGCAAGGTCGAGAGCGGCAAGGGCATCTGA
- the nuoK gene encoding NADH-quinone oxidoreductase subunit NuoK → MEVGLGHYLTVGAILFVTGVFGIFMNRKNIITILMSVELILLAVNINFVAFSAFLNDLVGQVFALFVLTVAAAEAAIGLAILVVFFRIRGSIAVDDVNTMKG, encoded by the coding sequence ATGGAAGTCGGTCTCGGACACTACCTCACAGTCGGCGCGATCCTGTTCGTCACGGGCGTCTTCGGCATCTTCATGAACCGCAAGAACATCATCACGATCCTGATGTCGGTCGAGCTGATCCTGCTCGCCGTTAACATCAACTTCGTGGCGTTCTCGGCCTTCCTCAACGACCTCGTCGGGCAGGTCTTCGCGCTCTTCGTGCTGACCGTCGCGGCCGCCGAAGCGGCGATCGGCCTCGCCATCCTGGTGGTCTTCTTCCGTATCCGCGGCTCCATCGCCGTCGACGACGTCAACACGATGAAAGGCTGA
- the nuoL gene encoding NADH-quinone oxidoreductase subunit L, whose product MYQIIVLLPLAGFLVAGLFGNAIGAKAAEYITSAFLIVAAALSWFAFVTFGFGEGETLRIPLLTWIQSGGLDVDWSLRIDRLTLVMLVVVNTVSALVHVYSIGYMHHDPHRPRFFAYLSLFTFAMLMLVTSNNLVQMFFGWEGVGLASYLLIGFWYKKPSANAAAMKAFVVNRVGDFGFVLGIFGVYVLFGSVSLDTIFAGAADLAAQMGGEGAEAATAVGEPVLSFAGYALGMGAALTTVCLLLFMGAMGKSAQIGLHTWLPDAMEGPTPVSALIHAATMVTAGVFLVARMSPLFELSHTALTVVTFVGATTAIFAATVGLVQNDIKRVIAYSTCSQLGYMFVALGVGAYSVAIFHLFTHAFFKALLFLGAGSVIHAVSDEQDMRRMGGLRKHIPKTYWMMVIGTLALTGFPFTAGYFSKDAIIEAAFVGHNSMAMYGWGMTVFAALLTSFYSWRLIFMTFHGKPRASADVMHHIHESPPVMLVPLYVLAVGALFAGIVFADAFIDGGYDAFWLSALFTGPENHVLHDMHEISFGIVILPTVLMAVGFALAWLFYIRSPERPRQLAERHHGLYQFLLNKWYFDELYNFLFVRPAIALGRILWRVGDGRIIDGMGPDGVSARVLDVTNRVVRLQTGYLYHYAFAMLIGVAALVTWTMLGGAN is encoded by the coding sequence GTGTATCAGATCATCGTCCTGCTGCCGCTCGCCGGCTTCCTCGTCGCCGGCCTGTTCGGCAACGCCATCGGCGCCAAGGCCGCCGAGTACATCACCTCGGCCTTCCTGATCGTCGCTGCGGCGCTGTCGTGGTTCGCCTTCGTCACCTTCGGCTTCGGCGAGGGCGAGACGCTGCGCATCCCGCTGCTGACGTGGATTCAGTCCGGGGGACTCGACGTCGACTGGTCGCTGCGGATCGACCGGCTGACCCTCGTCATGCTGGTGGTGGTCAACACCGTCTCGGCCTTGGTGCACGTCTACTCGATCGGCTACATGCACCACGACCCGCACCGGCCGCGCTTCTTCGCCTATCTGTCGCTGTTCACCTTCGCCATGCTGATGCTGGTGACCTCGAACAATCTCGTGCAGATGTTCTTCGGCTGGGAGGGCGTCGGCCTGGCGTCCTATCTGCTGATCGGCTTCTGGTACAAGAAGCCGTCGGCCAACGCCGCCGCGATGAAGGCCTTCGTCGTCAACCGCGTCGGCGACTTCGGCTTCGTCCTCGGCATCTTCGGCGTCTACGTGCTGTTCGGCTCGGTCAGTCTCGACACGATCTTCGCGGGTGCGGCGGATCTCGCCGCGCAGATGGGCGGGGAGGGTGCCGAGGCCGCGACCGCGGTGGGCGAGCCGGTGCTGAGCTTCGCCGGCTACGCGCTCGGCATGGGCGCGGCGCTGACGACGGTCTGCCTGCTGCTGTTCATGGGCGCCATGGGCAAGTCGGCCCAGATCGGCCTGCACACCTGGCTGCCGGACGCGATGGAAGGCCCGACCCCGGTCTCGGCGCTGATCCATGCGGCGACGATGGTCACTGCCGGCGTCTTCCTCGTCGCACGCATGTCGCCGCTCTTCGAGCTCAGCCACACCGCGCTCACCGTCGTGACCTTCGTCGGCGCCACCACCGCGATCTTCGCGGCGACGGTCGGCCTCGTGCAGAACGACATCAAGCGCGTCATCGCCTACTCGACCTGTTCGCAGCTCGGCTACATGTTCGTGGCGCTCGGCGTTGGCGCCTACAGCGTCGCGATCTTCCACCTGTTCACCCACGCCTTCTTCAAGGCGCTGCTGTTCCTCGGCGCCGGCTCGGTGATCCATGCCGTCTCCGACGAGCAGGACATGCGCCGCATGGGCGGGCTCCGGAAGCACATCCCGAAGACCTACTGGATGATGGTGATCGGCACGCTCGCCCTGACCGGCTTCCCGTTCACCGCCGGCTATTTCTCCAAGGACGCGATCATCGAGGCGGCCTTCGTCGGCCACAACAGCATGGCCATGTATGGCTGGGGCATGACGGTGTTCGCCGCGCTGCTGACCAGCTTCTACTCGTGGCGGCTGATCTTCATGACCTTCCACGGCAAGCCGCGCGCGTCGGCCGACGTCATGCACCACATCCATGAATCGCCGCCGGTGATGCTCGTGCCGCTCTACGTGCTGGCCGTCGGTGCGCTGTTCGCCGGCATCGTCTTTGCCGACGCCTTCATCGACGGCGGCTACGACGCCTTCTGGCTCAGCGCCCTGTTCACCGGGCCGGAGAACCACGTTCTCCACGACATGCACGAGATATCGTTCGGGATCGTCATCCTGCCGACGGTGCTGATGGCGGTGGGCTTCGCGCTGGCCTGGCTGTTCTACATCCGCTCGCCGGAGCGGCCGCGGCAGCTCGCCGAGCGTCATCACGGCCTCTACCAGTTCCTGCTCAACAAGTGGTATTTCGACGAGCTCTACAACTTCCTGTTCGTCCGCCCGGCGATCGCGCTCGGCCGCATCCTCTGGCGGGTGGGCGACGGGCGGATCATCGACGGGATGGGGCCTGACGGCGTCTCGGCGCGGGTGCTCGACGTGACCAACCGGGTCGTGCGGCTGCAGACCGGCTATCTCTACCATTACGCCTTCGCGATGCTGATCGGCGTCGCGGCGCTGGTCACCTGGACGATGCTCGGGGGAGCCAATTGA
- a CDS encoding NADH-quinone oxidoreductase subunit M, which translates to MTDWPILSTVTFLPLVGALLILFIRDDNDLARRNIRAVALWTTAFTFVLSLWIWVDFDPTVAGFQMVEQADWLGGGITYHMGVDGISMLFVILTTFLMPICILASTESVQFRVKEYMIAFLVLETLVIGVFCALDLVLFYVFFEGGLIPMFLIIGVWGGKRRIYASYKFFLYTFLGSVLMLVAIMAMYWDAGTTSIPDLLAHQFPASMQPWLWFAFFASFAVKMPMWPVHTWLPDAHVEAPTAGSVILAGILLKLGGYGFLRFSLPMFPLASADFAPFVYTLSVVAIIYTSLVALVQTDIKKLIAYSSVAHMGFVTMGIFAANQQGVEGAIFQMLSHGLVSGALFLCVGVIYDRMHTREIAAYGGLVSRMPNYAVVMLIFTMANVGLPGTSGFVGEFLTLIGVFQVNSWVAIFAATGVILSAAYALWLYRRVIYGVLEKESLRSILDLSRREKLLLYPLVALIIFFGVYPMPVFNVTAVSVENLVSGYTAALESASAVARAQ; encoded by the coding sequence ATGACCGACTGGCCGATCCTCTCGACCGTCACGTTCCTGCCGCTGGTCGGGGCGCTGCTGATCCTGTTCATCCGCGACGACAACGACCTGGCGCGCCGCAACATCCGTGCGGTGGCGCTGTGGACGACGGCGTTCACCTTCGTCCTGTCGCTGTGGATCTGGGTGGATTTCGACCCGACCGTCGCCGGCTTCCAGATGGTCGAGCAGGCCGACTGGCTGGGCGGCGGCATCACCTACCATATGGGCGTCGACGGCATTTCCATGCTGTTCGTCATCCTTACGACCTTCCTGATGCCGATCTGCATCCTCGCCAGCACCGAGTCGGTACAGTTCCGGGTGAAGGAGTACATGATCGCGTTCCTCGTGCTGGAGACGCTGGTCATCGGCGTGTTCTGCGCGCTCGACCTCGTGCTGTTCTACGTGTTCTTCGAGGGCGGCCTGATCCCGATGTTCCTGATCATCGGCGTGTGGGGCGGCAAGCGGCGGATCTACGCGAGCTACAAGTTCTTCCTCTACACCTTCCTCGGCTCGGTGCTGATGCTCGTCGCCATCATGGCGATGTACTGGGATGCCGGCACGACCTCGATCCCGGACCTGCTGGCGCACCAGTTCCCGGCATCGATGCAGCCCTGGCTGTGGTTCGCCTTCTTCGCCTCCTTCGCGGTGAAGATGCCGATGTGGCCGGTCCACACGTGGCTTCCCGACGCGCACGTGGAGGCGCCGACGGCGGGCTCGGTGATCCTGGCGGGCATCCTCCTGAAGCTCGGCGGCTACGGCTTCCTGCGCTTCTCGCTGCCGATGTTCCCGCTGGCCTCGGCCGACTTCGCGCCGTTCGTCTACACGCTGTCGGTCGTCGCGATCATCTACACCTCGCTGGTCGCGCTGGTGCAGACGGACATCAAGAAGCTGATCGCCTATTCGTCGGTGGCGCACATGGGCTTCGTGACCATGGGCATCTTCGCCGCCAACCAGCAGGGCGTCGAGGGAGCGATCTTCCAGATGCTTTCGCATGGCCTGGTCTCCGGCGCGCTGTTCCTCTGCGTCGGCGTCATCTACGACCGCATGCACACCCGGGAGATCGCGGCCTATGGCGGGCTCGTCAGCCGCATGCCGAACTACGCGGTGGTGATGCTGATCTTCACCATGGCCAATGTCGGCCTGCCGGGCACCAGCGGCTTCGTCGGCGAGTTCCTGACGCTGATCGGCGTCTTCCAGGTGAACTCGTGGGTGGCGATCTTCGCCGCCACCGGCGTGATCCTCTCGGCGGCCTACGCGCTCTGGCTGTACCGCCGGGTGATCTACGGCGTGCTGGAGAAGGAGAGCCTGCGCTCGATCCTCGACCTGTCGCGGCGTGAGAAGCTGCTGCTCTATCCGCTGGTCGCTCTCATCATCTTCTTCGGCGTCTATCCGATGCCGGTCTTCAACGTGACTGCCGTCTCGGTCGAGAATCTGGTCAGCGGCTACACGGCAGCGCTCGAATCCGCCTCGGCGGTCGCTCGGGCGCAGTAA
- the nuoN gene encoding NADH-quinone oxidoreductase subunit NuoN produces the protein MLSDMLATSLPIVAPELIMAVGAMLLLMIGVFTGERSAQTVTGLSVALIIIAGLWLVLVTPLGVAFGGSFILDPFAVFMKVLVLIGAAAAVVMSVGFAESERFNRFEFPVLIVLSTTGMMVMVSAGDMIGLYLGLELQSLAIYVLAAINRDSVRSTEAGLKYFVLGALSSGMLLYGASLIYGFTGQIEFDAIAAAVTGGERSLGVIVGLVFVLAGLAFKISAVPFHMWTPDVYEGAPTPITAFMAGAPKVAAMALLTRFTVQGFGPLSVDWQQVLVFISIASMAFGAFAAIGQRNIKRLMAYSSISHMGYALVGLSAGTAEGVRGVLLYMAIYLAMTLGSFAVILAMRRRDGMVEDIDDLAGLSRTNPAMALFLTILMLSLAGLPPLAGFFAKYFVFMAAVEAGLYALAVIGVLASVVGLYYYLRIVKVMWFDEAVEDFVPMAMELRVVLGISALFIFPVYLLVGGPIFAAAEAAARTFF, from the coding sequence ATGCTTTCGGACATGTTGGCCACGAGCCTTCCGATCGTCGCTCCCGAGCTGATCATGGCGGTCGGCGCGATGCTGCTGCTGATGATCGGGGTCTTCACCGGGGAGCGGAGCGCCCAGACCGTCACCGGCCTGTCGGTGGCGCTGATCATCATCGCCGGCCTGTGGCTGGTGCTGGTGACGCCGCTCGGCGTGGCCTTCGGCGGCTCCTTCATCCTCGACCCGTTTGCCGTGTTCATGAAGGTGCTGGTGCTGATCGGCGCGGCGGCGGCGGTGGTGATGTCCGTCGGCTTTGCCGAGAGCGAGCGCTTCAACCGCTTCGAGTTCCCGGTGCTGATCGTCCTGTCGACCACCGGCATGATGGTGATGGTCTCGGCGGGGGACATGATCGGCCTCTATCTCGGGCTCGAGCTGCAGTCGCTGGCGATCTACGTCCTGGCGGCGATCAACCGCGATTCCGTCCGCTCGACCGAGGCGGGCCTGAAATACTTCGTCCTGGGCGCGCTGTCCTCGGGCATGCTGCTCTATGGCGCCTCGCTGATCTACGGCTTTACCGGGCAGATCGAGTTCGATGCGATCGCGGCGGCGGTGACCGGCGGCGAGCGCTCGCTCGGCGTCATCGTCGGCCTGGTCTTCGTCCTGGCCGGCCTTGCCTTCAAGATCTCGGCCGTGCCGTTCCACATGTGGACGCCGGATGTCTACGAGGGCGCGCCGACGCCGATCACGGCCTTCATGGCCGGCGCGCCGAAGGTCGCCGCCATGGCGCTGCTGACCCGCTTCACCGTGCAGGGCTTCGGACCGCTTTCGGTCGACTGGCAGCAGGTGCTGGTGTTCATCTCGATCGCCTCGATGGCATTCGGGGCTTTCGCCGCCATCGGCCAGCGCAACATCAAGCGGCTGATGGCCTACTCGTCGATCAGCCACATGGGCTACGCGCTGGTCGGCCTGTCCGCCGGAACGGCCGAGGGCGTGCGGGGCGTGCTGCTCTACATGGCGATCTATCTCGCCATGACGCTCGGCTCCTTCGCGGTGATCCTCGCAATGCGCCGCCGGGACGGGATGGTCGAGGACATCGACGATCTCGCCGGCCTGTCGAGGACCAACCCCGCGATGGCGCTGTTCCTGACCATCCTGATGCTGTCGCTGGCAGGCCTGCCGCCGCTCGCCGGGTTCTTCGCCAAGTACTTCGTGTTCATGGCGGCGGTCGAGGCCGGGCTCTACGCGCTCGCGGTGATCGGCGTTCTCGCCAGCGTCGTCGGCCTCTACTACTACCTGCGGATCGTCAAGGTGATGTGGTTCGACGAGGCCGTGGAGGATTTCGTCCCGATGGCGATGGAGCTGCGCGTCGTGCTCGGCATCTCGGCGCTGTTCATCTTCCCGGTCTATCTGCTGGTCGGCGGTCCGATCTTCGCCGCCGCCGAGGCGGCGGCCCGGACCTTCTTCTGA
- a CDS encoding biotin--[acetyl-CoA-carboxylase] ligase — MAATSSAHRRLALGEVTSTNSVALEAARSGDPGPLWVTAERQSEGRGRRGRSWVSEPGNLYASLLTIDPAPLEHLSKLPLVASLGIRDGLAQILPDRATVAVKWPNDVLIGGAKAVGILLESERLPDGRMAVVIGCGVNVSLIPDEAPYPVTSLAREGAGEFALDAVFAAVAAGLAESLGRFNRGRGFDRVRREWLASAVGVGAVCRVAMADRTLTGRFEALDEEGRLILLREDQTRMAISAGDLFFLEADARKAPSGMAAQPSR, encoded by the coding sequence GTGGCTGCGACCTCTTCGGCGCACCGACGGCTGGCTCTCGGCGAAGTCACCTCCACCAACAGCGTGGCGCTGGAAGCCGCCCGCTCCGGCGATCCCGGCCCGCTCTGGGTCACCGCCGAGCGGCAGTCGGAGGGCCGGGGCCGGCGGGGGCGCAGCTGGGTCTCGGAGCCGGGCAATCTCTACGCCAGCCTGCTGACCATCGACCCGGCACCGCTGGAGCATCTGTCGAAGCTGCCGTTGGTCGCCTCGCTCGGGATTCGCGACGGTCTGGCCCAAATTCTGCCCGACCGGGCGACGGTCGCCGTGAAATGGCCGAACGACGTGCTGATCGGCGGCGCCAAGGCGGTCGGTATCCTGCTGGAGAGCGAACGCCTGCCGGATGGCCGAATGGCGGTGGTCATCGGTTGCGGGGTCAACGTTTCACTGATACCCGATGAGGCTCCGTATCCGGTCACCAGCCTCGCGCGGGAAGGGGCCGGCGAATTCGCGCTCGATGCCGTGTTCGCGGCCGTTGCCGCGGGTCTCGCCGAGTCGCTCGGCCGCTTCAATCGCGGGCGTGGCTTCGACAGGGTCCGCCGGGAATGGCTGGCGAGCGCCGTCGGTGTCGGTGCGGTGTGCCGGGTCGCGATGGCGGACCGGACGCTGACCGGACGGTTCGAGGCGCTCGACGAGGAGGGTCGGCTGATCCTCCTGCGCGAGGACCAAACGCGCATGGCGATTTCCGCCGGCGACCTGTTTTTTCTGGAGGCAGATGCCCGAAAGGCGCCCTCCGGCATGGCGGCCCAGCCGTCACGTTGA